One region of Solanum pennellii chromosome 6, SPENNV200 genomic DNA includes:
- the LOC107021378 gene encoding mediator of RNA polymerase II transcription subunit 19a-like isoform X2: MDPDSKKFGRGPRELAGAVDLINHYKLLPHHEYFCKKPLPLSISDTRYLHNVVGDREIRKGEGMQLDQLIHDTSFLKETNSRIQPFELDALNEAFQLREAAPIVLPPSEKGIPTVAGKSKSESKDKEKKHKKHKDKDKEKDKEHKKHKHRHKDRSKDKDKEKKKDKTGHHDSGADLSKKHHEKRKKHEGKEDLNDVNKHKRNKLRIWRNPFLIVKYLRIASGPTKECKEGECSC, translated from the exons ATGGATCCAGACAGCAAGAAGTTTGGAAGAG GGCCAAGAGAGCTTGCAGGTGCTGTGGATCTTATTAATCACTACAAGCTGTTGCCTCATCACGAGTACTTCTGCAAGAAGCCTCTTCCATTGTCAATTTCAGATACACGCTACCTTCACAATGTTGTGGGAGACAGAGAAATTAGGAAAGGGGAAGGGATGCAGTTGGATCAGCTTATACATGATACGTCTTTTTTAAAAGAGACAAATTCACGCATCCAACCATTTGAGTTAGATGCTCTTAATGAAGCTTTTCAACTACGTGAAGCAGCTCCAATTGTTCTGCCTCCG TCTGAAAAAGGGATCCCCACTGTAGCTGGAAAGTCTAAAAGTGAGTCGAAAGACAAGGAGAAGAAGCATAAGAAGCACAAGGATAAAGACAAGGAGAAGGACAAAGAGCATAAGAAGCACAAACACCGTCATAAAGATCGAAGTAAAGACAAGgataaagagaaaaagaaagataaaactGGCCATCATGATTCTGGTGCTGACCTTTCAAAGAAACATCATGAAAAG AGAAAGAAGCATGAGGGCAAGGAGGATCTTAATGATGTTAACAAACACAAGAGAAACAAg TTAAGAATTTGGAGGAATCCTTTTCTTATTGTAAAATATCTAAG AATAGCTTCTGGACCAACTAAAGAATGTAAAGAGGGTGAATGCAGCTGTTGA
- the LOC107021378 gene encoding mediator of RNA polymerase II transcription subunit 19a-like isoform X3 has protein sequence MDPDSKKFGRGPRELAGAVDLINHYKLLPHHEYFCKKPLPLSISDTRYLHNVVGDREIRKGEGMQLDQLIHDTSFLKETNSRIQPFELDALNEAFQLREAAPIVLPPSEKGIPTVAGKSKSESKDKEKKHKKHKDKDKEKDKEHKKHKHRHKDRSKDKDKEKKKDKTGHHDSGADLSKKHHEKRKKHEGKEDLNDVNKHKRNKNSFWTN, from the exons ATGGATCCAGACAGCAAGAAGTTTGGAAGAG GGCCAAGAGAGCTTGCAGGTGCTGTGGATCTTATTAATCACTACAAGCTGTTGCCTCATCACGAGTACTTCTGCAAGAAGCCTCTTCCATTGTCAATTTCAGATACACGCTACCTTCACAATGTTGTGGGAGACAGAGAAATTAGGAAAGGGGAAGGGATGCAGTTGGATCAGCTTATACATGATACGTCTTTTTTAAAAGAGACAAATTCACGCATCCAACCATTTGAGTTAGATGCTCTTAATGAAGCTTTTCAACTACGTGAAGCAGCTCCAATTGTTCTGCCTCCG TCTGAAAAAGGGATCCCCACTGTAGCTGGAAAGTCTAAAAGTGAGTCGAAAGACAAGGAGAAGAAGCATAAGAAGCACAAGGATAAAGACAAGGAGAAGGACAAAGAGCATAAGAAGCACAAACACCGTCATAAAGATCGAAGTAAAGACAAGgataaagagaaaaagaaagataaaactGGCCATCATGATTCTGGTGCTGACCTTTCAAAGAAACATCATGAAAAG AGAAAGAAGCATGAGGGCAAGGAGGATCTTAATGATGTTAACAAACACAAGAGAAACAAg AATAGCTTCTGGACCAACTAA
- the LOC107021378 gene encoding mediator of RNA polymerase II transcription subunit 19a-like isoform X1, with protein MDPDSKKFGRGPRELAGAVDLINHYKLLPHHEYFCKKPLPLSISDTRYLHNVVGDREIRKGEGMQLDQLIHDTSFLKETNSRIQPFELDALNEAFQLREAAPIVLPPSEKGIPTVAGKSKSESKDKEKKHKKHKDKDKEKDKEHKKHKHRHKDRSKDKDKEKKKDKTGHHDSGADLSKKHHEKRKKHEGKEDLNDVNKHKRNKLRIWRNPFLIVKYLRYRCSYPTISDTLNNFTSLSIHAIYYRRYISYLILEEKKD; from the exons ATGGATCCAGACAGCAAGAAGTTTGGAAGAG GGCCAAGAGAGCTTGCAGGTGCTGTGGATCTTATTAATCACTACAAGCTGTTGCCTCATCACGAGTACTTCTGCAAGAAGCCTCTTCCATTGTCAATTTCAGATACACGCTACCTTCACAATGTTGTGGGAGACAGAGAAATTAGGAAAGGGGAAGGGATGCAGTTGGATCAGCTTATACATGATACGTCTTTTTTAAAAGAGACAAATTCACGCATCCAACCATTTGAGTTAGATGCTCTTAATGAAGCTTTTCAACTACGTGAAGCAGCTCCAATTGTTCTGCCTCCG TCTGAAAAAGGGATCCCCACTGTAGCTGGAAAGTCTAAAAGTGAGTCGAAAGACAAGGAGAAGAAGCATAAGAAGCACAAGGATAAAGACAAGGAGAAGGACAAAGAGCATAAGAAGCACAAACACCGTCATAAAGATCGAAGTAAAGACAAGgataaagagaaaaagaaagataaaactGGCCATCATGATTCTGGTGCTGACCTTTCAAAGAAACATCATGAAAAG AGAAAGAAGCATGAGGGCAAGGAGGATCTTAATGATGTTAACAAACACAAGAGAAACAAg TTAAGAATTTGGAGGAATCCTTTTCTTATTGTAAAATATCTAAGGTACAGATGTTCTTATCCTACTATATCCGACACATTGAATAACTTCACGAGTCTTTCCATCCATGCCATCTATTATAGAAGGTATATATCCTATTTGATTCTGGAAGAAAAGAAAGACTAA
- the LOC107023471 gene encoding 60S ribosomal protein L5-like — protein sequence MAFIKVQKTRAYFKRFQVKFKRRREGKTDYRARNRLINQDKNKYNTPKYRFVVRFTNKDIITQIVSASIAGDMILASAYASELPHFGLKVGLTNYAAAYCTGLLLARRVLKKLEMDEEYQGNLDVNGEDYSVEPAESRRPFRALLDVGLLRTTTGNRVFGALKGALDGGIDIPHSEKRFAGYSKDSKQLDAEVHRKYIYGGHVAAYMNTLMEDEPEKYQTHFSLYIKAGLEADNLEEMYKKVHAAIRADPSPKKSGKQPPKTHKRYNLKKLTYEERKAKLIERLNALNAAGGNDDDEEDDD from the exons ATG GCCTTCATCAAAGTCCAGAAGACAAGGGCTTACTTCAAGCGTTTCCAGGTTAAATTCAAGAGAAGGAGAG AGGGAAAGACTGACTACAGAGCCAGGAATCGTTTGATCAATCAGGACAAAAACAAGTACAACACTCCAAAATACCGTTTCGTTGTTCGATTT ACTAACAAGGACATAATTACACAAATTGTGTCTGCTAGTATTGCTGGTGACATGATTCTTGCTTCTGCTTATGCAAGCGAGTTGCCTCATTTTGGACTGAAAGTTGGATTGACAAACTATGCTGCTG CATACTGTACCGGACTTCTCTTGGCAAGGCGAGTTCTCAAGAAGCTTGAAATGGATGAAGAATATCAAGGAAATCTTGAT GTCAATGGAGAGGACTACTCTGTTGAACCTGCTGAAAGCAGGAGGCCTTTCCGTGCTCTCTTGGACGTCGGCCTCTTAAGAACTACTACAGGGAACCGTGTTTTTGGTGCTCTCAAG GGTGCATTGGATGGTGGGATTGACATCCCTCATAGCGAGAAGAGGTTTGCTGGATACAGCAAGGACTCTAAGCAACTCGATGCAGAAGTTCACCGCAAGTATATCTATGGTGGCCACGTTGCTGCTTATATGAAT ACTTTGATGGAAGATGAACCTGAGAAATATCAGACACACTTCAGCTTATACATCAAGGCGGGTCTTGAGGCAGACAATCTTGAGGAGATGTACAAGAAGGTTCATGCTGCCATACGCGCAGACCCAAGTCCAAAGAAGTCTGGAAAGCAACCTCCCAAGACACACAAGAG GTACAACCTTAAGAAGCTGACTTATGAAGAGAGGAAAGCTAAGTTGATCGAGAGACTCAATGCTTTGAACGCAGCTGGTGGAAATGATGACGATGAGGAAGACGACGATTAG
- the LOC107023118 gene encoding F-box/LRR-repeat protein 12: MDNPSDDFSGYIMQLPDDCLLFIFQHLDCGSDRESFGLTCRRWLQIQNLNRRSLQFQCSFTVLNFSSLSQTNTQISTLHLYRLLNRFQNLESLSLSGCTELPDSGLSLLPRHGSKLRSLHLDCCFGITDSGLSCVASGCSLLVILSLYRCNVTDYGLEALSNSCLALEDLNLSYCSRISDYGVKAISQNCRHLRAIRISYCRNLTGAGFKGCSQTLTHLEADYCRLEPNGIRSILSGGGVEYLSVSNLTWCMRVNGLVAISVGFAAKLRVLNFRSSRMIGNDCIMTIAKGCPSLQEWNLAICHEVKIAGWESIASHCHNLKTLHVNRCRNLCDRGLQALRTGCKRLSILYITRNSQISGVAMEIFKLARSNVEVKEEEVMCICPHGAFRF; this comes from the coding sequence ATGGATAATCCATCAGATGACTTCTCTGGATATATCATGCAGCTTCCTGACGATTGtttactctttattttccaACACCTTGACTGTGGATCTGACCGTGAATCGTTTGGTTTAACCTGTCGTCGCTGgcttcaaattcaaaatctaaatAGAAGATCTTTACAGTTCCAATGCTCTTTCACTGTGCTTAATTTTTCATCGCTATCTCAAACTAATACTCAAATCAGTACATTACACTTATATAGGCTTCTGAACCGTTTCCAGAACCTAGAATCATTGTCTCTGTCCGGATGCACTGAGCTTCCAGATTCGGGTTTGTCTTTGTTACCACGTCATGGATCGAAACTGCGAAGTCTTCATCTAGACTGCTGTTTTGGGATAACTGATAGTGGTCTTTCCTGCGTGGCATCTGGCTGTTCTTTGTTGGTAATACTAAGTCTTTACCGGTGTAATGTTACAGATTATGGGTTAGAGGCCTTATCTAATTCTTGTCTGGCTTTAGAAGATCTAAATCTCTCGTATTGCTCTCGAATCTCTGATTATGGCGTAAAAGCTATTTCACAGAACTGCCGTCATCTTAGAGCAATCAGGATATCCTACTGTAGAAATCTAACTGGTGCTGGCTTTAAAGGATGTTCTCAAACTCTGACTCATTTGGAAGCCGATTACTGTAGGCTTGAACCTAATGGAATACGGAGTATCCTAAGTGGAGGTGGTGTTGAATACTTGAGTGTGTCTAACTTGACCTGGTGCATGCGTGTGAATGGTCTGGTAGCTATTAGCGTCGGATTTGCTGCAAAGTTAAGAGTGTTGAATTTCCGTTCCAGCAGAATGATTGGCAATGATTGTATCATGACAATAGCAAAGGGTTGTCCATCGCTTCAGGAATGGAACTTAGCAATATGTCATGAGGTCAAGATAGCAGGTTGGGAATCTATTGCATCACATTGTCATAACTTGAAAACGCTACATGTGAATCGGTGTAGAAATCTTTGTGATCGTGGACTGCAGGCATTGAGGACCGGATGCAAACGTCTCTCAATTCTTTACATCACCAGAAATTCTCAGATCAGTGGTGTAGCGATGGAAATTTTTAAACTTGCTAGAAGTAATGTAGAggtcaaagaagaagaagtaatGTGCATTTGCCCTCACGGAGCCTTCAGATTTTAA
- the LOC107023119 gene encoding peroxisomal membrane protein 13, translating into MENGPPQPSGSSPPPKPWERAGSSSGPAPFKPPSAGNTSDVVEASGTARPGEIVSTANRNTAANNNTLARPVPTRPWEQQQTYGSSYGGINTGMNYNSGYGTGTYGSYGGGYGSTYGSGLYGNSMYRGGYGGLAGGGMYGGGMYNSGYGGSMGGYGMGGMGGMGGMGMGPYGDQDPNNPYGAPPSPPGFWVSFMHVMQGVVTFFGRVAMLIDQNTQAFHMFMSALLQLFDRSGLLYGELARFVLRLLGVKTKPKIQPPGANALPGPHQPRGNQTFIEGPKAAPGAAWNDVWGDNAQ; encoded by the exons ATGGAAAACGGACCGCCGCAGCCGTCAG GTAGTAGCCCACCCCCAAAACCCTGGGAACGAGCTGGGTCTTCTTCAGGCCCTGCACCTTTCAAGCCCCCCTCTGCTGGTAACACAAGTGACGTAGTAGAGGCATCCGGAACAGCCAGGCCTGGTGAGATTGTTTCGACTGCTAATAGGAATACAGCTGCTAATAATAACACACTTGCAAGGCCTGTACCTACTCGACCTTGGGAGCAGCAGCAAACTTACGGTAGCTCATACGGAG GTATTAATACAGGTATGAATTATAATTCTGGATATGGAACTGGAACATATGGTTCTTATGGTGGTGGCTATGGAAGCACATACGGAAGTGGTTTGTATGGAAACAGTATGTACAGAGGAGGTTATGGTGGACTTGCAGGCGGTGGCATGTATGGTGGAGGAATGTACAATAGTGGGTATGGTGGCTCAATGGGAGGTTATGGCATGGGTGGTATGGGTGGTATGGGCGGCATGGGTATGGGACCCTATGGGGACCAAGATCCAAATAATCCATATGGTGCTCCACCTTCTCCACCAGGCTTCTGGGTCTCCTTCATGCATGTG ATGCAAGGTGTTGTAACTTTTTTTGGCCGCGTTGCAATGTTGATAGACCAAAATACCCAGGCATTTCACATGTTCATGTCAGCGCTCCTTCAG CTGTTTGATCGCTCAGGGTTATTATATGGAGAGCTGGCAAGATTTGTGCTGAGACTGCTGGGGGTCAAAACAAAGCCTAAAATTCAGCCCCCAGGTGCTAATGCACTTCCTGGTCCGCACCAACCTCGTGGTAATCAGACCTTTATCGAGGGACCCAAGGCTGCTCCAGGTGCTGCATGGAACGATGTGTGGGGTGATAATGCACAGTGA